From the Moorena sp. SIOASIH genome, the window CTTTGGCTAAGAGTAATGGGGTGATTAATGTTGGTAGCACGGGCTTGCCCTATCCAGCTTATGTCATGTTTAGCATGACCCTGTGGCAGACTTTTGTGGAAACACTGAATGGTCCTGTCCAAGCGGTGACCGAGGCAAAGGCGATGTTGGCTAAAATTAATTTCCCCCGTGAAGCCATTATTCTTAGCAAACTGGGTCAAGTATTTTTTAACTTTAGTATCAAGCTGATTCTGATTGTGGGCTTGTTTATCTGGTTCAAGATGCCAGTAAGTTGGAGCGTGATTATAGCACCAGTGGCTTTCATTCATCTTGTCTTATTCGGAACATTTATTGGCTTGTTATTAGCCCCGATGGGAGCCTTGTATAAAGATTTTTCTATGGGTCTTACTTTGGCAACTGGATTTTGGTTGTTTCTGACTCCAGTTGTCTACCCAGTTCCTAGTGAGGGGGTATTTGGCGCTATTGTGAAATTGAATCCAGTCACTCCTTTGCTGGTGACAACACGAGAGTTGGCAACGACAGGTGTGATATCAGAACCTCTGGGATTTTGGGTTACGAGTGGGATTGCTGTTGTGGGATTGCTCCTAGCTTGGATTGTCTATCGTCTATCCATCCCTTTTGTAGTTGAGAGGATCAGTTCTTAATTATGATTAGTAGCACTGAGCGAGACGTTGGGGACAAATCCCAGGATAGTGAAGTCATTCTCTCGGTTAATGGGGTTTCTAAAAAGTTTTGTCGGGACTTGAAGCGGTCTTTATTATATGGGGTACATGATATTGCCACTGAGTTAGTAGGATTGAGGGAGAAGGATGAGAAGCTGCGGAAAAAGGAGTTTTGGGCACTGAATGATGTCAGTATTCAATTGCGACGAGGAGAAGCTATTGGCTTAGTGGGGACAAATGGTAGTGGTAAATCGACATTGTTGCGGATTATTAGTGGTTTGATTAAGCCGGATGTTGGCTCTGTGGAAGTTAAAGGTCGGTTGGCACCATTGATTGCTTTGGGAGCAGGGTTTAATCCGATTTTGACAGGGCGGGAAAATATTTATGCCAATATGTCGATTTTGGGGTTGTCGAAGGAAGAAATTGATCAGCGGTTTGATCAAGTTGTAGAGTTTGCGCAAATTGGGGATGCGATTGATTCGCCGGTACAAACCTATAGTTCTGGAATGGCAGCAAGGTTAGGCTTCGCTAGTGCAATTCATACAGAACCAGATATTCTTCTGATTGATGAGGTGCTAGCAGTCGGCGATCTTCTGTTTAGGATGAAATGCTATAGAAAGCTGTCTGAATTACGTGATAAAGGTACAACGTTTGTTCTAGTAGCTCACAATCCTAATTCTATTCTATCTATTTGTGATTCAGCAATTTATCTTCAACGAGGAAAATTACTAGCAGTTGGTAAGGCGTCTGTGGTAATGCAAAAATATGATGAAGATTTGTTCCTAGATAACAAACAGGAATCACAGGGAGCTGTTTTTTTTCAAGAAAAACCACCAGAAGAAAGCACTGGTTTAGATATTATTGGCGTTTACTTTAGAGATGGAGAAGGAAATAGGATTGAATATCCTCTGAGTGGTCAACCTTTATACTTGTGTGTTAAGTGCAAAGCTCACACAGAAATTTCTCATGGCATTCTTTGTATTATGATTAGAGAAATTTCTGGAGAAGGGGAACCATTATTAAACCTGGATAGTAACCTAGACAACACAATCTTAAAAATTTCTAATGGACTAGTTGAACTTCAGTTAGAAATGCCTTATCTTGGATTAAGACCTGGTTCTTACTCTAGTAGAGTCTGGTTCAAAAGGCCACCTAAGTATATCTACGATCACGTATCATTATCCTTCAAAGTTAAAAGCAATTCATTAATGACACAATGTCAATTTTATCAACCTAGAAAATGGAAAGCATTACCCCAATAGTTTTATTGTTGTTATGTAAGCATTCAGCCTATGCGCTACGCGCACGCTACTTGAGGTGCGGTCAGCCGTCAGCCCTGAGCCATTACCGTAGCGTGAGCCTTGGCCCAAAGCTAATAGCTAATAGCTGATAGCTGATAGCTGATAGCTGATAGCTGATAGCTGATAGCTGATAGCTGATAGCTGAATCCTTACGTTGTTATAACCATTATAATAGATGTATAACTTATTTAAGTTAATTCGTAATTTACGGAATAACTATAAAAAAAAAGTCAGAGAAAAATATTACCGTAAAAACCTGGGAAATCTTGGGGAAGACTGTTATATAGCCCAAAGCGTAATCAAAAATAATTTAAGTAAATTTTTTCTTGGAAATCGAGTTATTGTAGAAAATAATGTAACTCTTCAATGTAATTTGGAAGACTCTGCTATTCATATTGGCGATCGCTCAATTATCCGAAGTTCAGCAATGCTCATATCTGCACAGGGTAAGATAAAAATTGGTAGTGACTGTAGTGTCAACCCTTTCTGTTTTCTTTATGGTGCAGGTGACTTAATTATAGGAAACTGGGTCAGAATCGCTACCCATACTGTAATTGTTACTTCAAACTATACCTTTGATGATCTTGATACGCCTATCGACCTTCAACCGTCTATTAAGAAAGGTGTCATTATAGAAGATGATGTTTGGATAGGGGCGGGAGTAAGAATCCTTGATGGTTGCAGAATAGGTAGAGGTTCTGTCATCGGTGCTGGGACAGTTTTAACCAAGAGTGTTGAGCCTTACTCCGTAGTTGTAGGAGTACCAGGCAAGGTTATTCGTAAACGTGGTGAACCTAAAGAGAGTAAACAGGATCAAGTTTTTTCCAAGACTAGTCAAAGTCACATAGATTTACCTAATCAAATTATTACTAATAAATAATTCCTAGCACTATTAGGAAAATTAGCCATGAAAAATCAAGAGCGTGTGCGAGTATTTATCGGATCTGGCGAAGCGAGTCTACTGGAGAGGAAAGTCTCAATTTACTCTCTTCGTAAACATAGCCATAGGGAACTGGATATTTATGTTTTCAATGGCACCCACAATGCTATTGAACTTAATGATGATCCGCCTTATCTCGCTCCCATGTCCTTAAGACTTAAATATCGGAATACAACTGAGTTTAGTCTCTATCGATATTTGATTCCACAGCTCTGTAACTATCAAGGTAAAGCTATTTATATTGACTCAGATACTATCTGTTTGACTGATATTGGTGAACTATTAGACACATCTTTGAATGGCTGTGATTTCCTGGCAAAAAGAGCTTATAGCAGTGAAGCTAAAGACCTTTGGGGCTTGAGCGTAATGCTGATCGATTGTCAAAAATGCAAATTTGATTTAGAAACCTACTACGACGAAATTGAGCAAGGTCTGTATTCTTACCCTGACTTTGCCCGTATGAGTCCTGCTTTTCTTGCTCATCACCATTACCAGATCGGAGAACTAGACCCCCTTTGGAATGTCTTTGATTACTATGACAAAGATACGAAATTAATCCACTATACGAACCTCTACACTCAACCCTGGAAGTATACCAATCATCCCTATGGAGAGCTATGGTTTCAGTACTTTAACGAAGCTAGGGAGTGCGGTTATATAACCCAAAATGATATTGATTTAAGCCTTATTCGTTCCTACGTCAGGCGTGATTTACTAGAGGGAAATTTCTCAACCATGGCTCGGGAAATAGCTTCTTTAAAAAGGACGATTAAATCCGTTAAAAAGAGTTGTTTTTAAGTAAGCATTCAGCGGTCAGCGGTCAGCAGTCAGTAGTCAGCCGTCAGCCGTCAGCCGTGAGCTTTTAGCTCACGCTACTTACTTGAGGTGCTTTGTGGCACAGGCTTCTAGTTTGTGGCACAGGCTTCGACGCTGTGACGAATGCCTATGTTATTCAAAAGCTGATAGCTGATAGCTGATAGCTGATGACTGATAGCTGATGACTGATAGCTGATAGCTGATGACTGATAGCTTAATAATTACGGTTTTAAGTTACTTAAAACTCCAATAAAATCGCCGATAATAGACTTATTTATGGGGAATTTAAGGAGAGAAAAATTAAATTATTTAGTTTAGGGTATATCTACTTATATTACCCCAATTATAGACAGAAATATGCAGTGCCTAATGGACAAAACTTGCTTTTCACAGGTTGTTGAAAGGCTCAAAATAGAAGCTGATGCGATTACTCTAGCTGCCAATCGACTTCAACCTCAAGAAGTTGAGCAAGCTGTTGAGCTTTTAGCTAATTGTCAAGGTAAGGTGGTATTGGTCGGAGTTGGCAAGTCAGGAATTGTAGGGCGTAAAATTGCTGCTACCTTAACGAGTACGGGGACTCTAGCAACCTATCTACATCCAGGGGATGCTATGCACGGTGACTTAGGGAGCGTCACCTGTTCAGATGTGGTTGTGACTTTGAGCAACAGTGGTGAAACCGATGAGCTTGTGGCTGTAATGCCTTACCTCAAGCGTCGGCAATTACCGATTATTGCGATTGTGGGCAACCTGAACTCTACTCTTGCTCGCAATGCAGATGTTGTGCTTGATGCTTCCGTTGATCAAGAAGTGTGTCCTTTTAATCTTGCTCCAACTACCAGCACAACGGTTGCTCTGGCAATTGGAGATGCTTTGGCAATGACACTAATGCCACTTAAGGGGCTAACGCCAGAAGATTTTGCTCTGAATCATCCGGCAGGACGTTTGGGTAAGCGCCTGACTTTGAGAGTTGCAGACTTAATGCACAAAGACCAAGACAACCCTGTGATTTCCCCTCAAGCCAGCTGGATTGAAATTGTTGGTGCTATCACTAAAGGCAGTTTGGGAGCAGTCAATGTAGTTGACGATAGGGGTGAACTTTTCGGAATTATTACTGACGGTGATTTACGACGTTCAATTGCCAAAATCAAGCCAACTGAGCTAGAACACCTTAAGGCAGTAGCAATTATGACTCCCAATCCGGTAATGGTTCAACCAGACCAACTGGCTTACGATGCCTTACAGCTTATGGAAAATCGGAATTCTCAAATCTCCGTGTTGCCGGTGGTGGATAAACACAAACGCTGTATTGGCTTACTTCGACTTCATGACATTGCTCAAAGTGGTATACTTTGAGCAAGCTTGAAGAAGCATCTACCTACTCGTTTAATAGGAAATAAAAATTATTAGGAGTAGGTTATGAACTCTGTTCGCATCGAAGCAGAAGACTACAATCAAGGTGGTCAAGGGGTAGCTTATTACGATCTTGACCCTGGTAATAATGGTGGAGAGTATCGCTTTGAGGATGTGGATATTTCTTACAGCGGCGATGTAGATGGCACGCCGCTGGTGGGTTGGATTGAGTCAGGAGAATGGCTGACCTATGAGGTCACCATTCCCAGTTCCGGGACTTATCAACTCGAAGCTCGTGTGGCTTCTGCACTCAATGGCAATCATAGCTTCCAAGTCAGTCTAGACGGAGAACAGGCCAATGTGAATTTGGGCAACACTGGTGGCTGGAGAACTTGGCAGACCATCGAGTCTTCCGAAGTGCTCAGCCTCAGTGCCGGGACTTATCAATTGCGCCTGGATGTACTGAGTGGGGGCTTCAACATCAACTACATTGATTTGATTCCGGTCTCACCATCTGTGACTCCAACTCCTGAGGTCGGCAACGGCAATAATGGTGGTACAGATAACAACACCTCTAATCAGGGCAACGGAGATACTATAACTGATGTTCAGACAAACGGCTCTACTGTTCGCATCGAAGCAGAAGACTACAATCAAGGTGGTCAAGGGGTAGCTTATTACGATCGTGACCCTGGCAACAATGGTGGAGAGTATCGCTTTGAGGATGTGGATATTTCTTACAGCGGCGATGTAGATGGCACGCCGCTGGTGGGTTGGATTGAGTCAGGAGAATGGCTGACCTATGAGGTCACCATTCCCAGTTCCGGGACTTATCAACTCGAAGCTCGTGTGGCTTCTGCACTCAATGGCAATCATAGCTTCCAAGTCAGTCTAGACGGAGAACAGGCCAATGTGAATTTGGGCAACACTGGTGGCTGGAGAACTTGGCAGACCATCGAGTCTTCCGAAGTGCTCAGCCTCAGTGCCGGGACTTATCAATTGCGCCTGGATGTACTGAGTGGGGGCTTCAACATCAACTACATTGATTTGATTCCGGTCTCACCATCTGTGACTCCAACTCCTGAGGTCGGCAACGGCAATAATGGTGGTACAGATAACAACACCTCTAATCAGGGCAACGGAGATACTATAACTGATGTTCAGACAAACGGCTCTACTGTTCGCATCGAAGCAGAAGACTACAATCAAGGTGGTCAAGGGGTAGCTTATTACGATCGTGACCCTGGCAACAATGGTGGAGAGTATCGCTTTGAGGATGTGGATATTTCTTACAGCGGCGATGTAGATGGCACGCCGCTGGTGGGTTGGATTGAGTCAGGAGAATGGCTGACCTATGAGGTCACCATTCCCAGTTCCGGGACTTATCAACTCGAAGCTCGTGTGGCTTCTGCACTCAATGGCAATCATAGCTTCCAAGTCAGTCTAGACGGAGAACAGGCCAATGTGAATTTGGGCAACACTGGTGGCTGGAGAACTTGGCAGACCATCGAGTCTTCCGAAGTGCTCAGCCTCAGTGCCGGGACTTATCAATTGCGCCTGGATGTACTGAGTGGGGGCTTCAACATCAACTACATTGATTTGATTCCGGTCTCACCATCTGTGACCCCAACTCCTGAGGCTGAGCCTGAACTAGACCCACCAACTGTCAACTTCGGTAACGTAATTAATGGTGGTACAGGTGACAACACGTTTAATGGGGGCAACGGAATTGATACTATAACTTATGTTCAGGCAAACGGCTCTATCATTGCCAACCTGGAAACTGATATCGTCACTCACAAATTTGCCACTTCACCTGACACGCCGTTTAAGATTATGCCCCTAGGTGATTCCAACACCTTCGGCTTGCCTGGTCGGGATTGGGGAGATACAGCAGCTTACCGTGATGATTTGTGGAATTTATTAGTCGATGATAGTTTCAACATAGATTTTGTTGGCCCCCGGTCTACTGGACCCGATGGCTTTGATAAAGACAATGCGGGATTTGGGGGATGGAGAATTCGTGATATTGCCAATAATGTTAATGGTTGGTTAAACACTTATCAGCCAGATATGGTGCTGTTAATGATCGGCACCAATGACATACTCAAAGGTGACGATATTAGCAATGCACCATTACGGCTTAGTAATCTCATTGATCAGATTACTAATCAGTTACCAAATACAGAGCTTTTGGTAAGCTCAATCCCACCACTTGGTACAAATCCAGAGCAACCGGACAGTGATTTTATTCCAACTCCAGCACAACAACAGCAGGGCATAGATTTTAATTTATCTATACCCGATATTGTCAGTGACAAGGTCGAGGAAGACAAAAACGTAACTTTTGTCGATGTTTACAGTGCCTTAGTGCCCAGTGATTTGCCAGATGGTGTTCACCCAAATGTAGAAGGTTATGGAAAGGTTGCTGATGTTTGGTACAACAGCATTCTGAATACTAATAGTGGTGAAGATACTCTTAATGATATTGAAAACATGATTGGCTCACCTTATGACGATATTTTAATAGGTGATGGAGATGTCAATATCATTAATGGTGGTGGTGGTAATGACCTACTAACTGGAGGTGCTAGTGACGACATATTTGTCTTAGCCCCAGGAGAGGGAACTAAGACCATTACTGATTTTGTAGTTGGTGAAGATTGGCTGGCACTATCTGGTGGTTTAAGGTGGGAGCAGCTGACAATCACTCAAGGTACTGGTTCCAATACCAATGATACCTGGATTATCAATGGTGGTGAACAGTTAGCTTTACTAAATCGGGTGCAAGCAACAACTATCACGTCTGATTCTTTCACCCTGGTTTAGTAGACTTAGCGTAAGCATTCAGCCGTCAGCGGTCAGCCGTCAGCTTTCCATAACTTAGATTAAACTTTTGCTTACTTGTTTGATTCAAAAGTTCCGTAGCGTCCTAATCGCCCATAAGCACATCAAGTAGCGTGGCCGTAGGCCTTTAGCTGATAGCTGATAGCTGAATGCTTACGACTTAGCTATAGCATTTACAAATAGATCAGCGTTGCTGAATTTAAGTATGAATTTATTTGTATTATTTGGCTACTGCCTCCTAAATCCCCCTCTGTAAAAAATCGAAGCATCCGCTAATTCCCCCCAGTATTGGGCGGCGGAGGACTTTGAGAGTTTCCTTCCCCCCAGTATTGGGGGGTTAGGGGGGCGAAATCATACCCATAATCAGCAACGCAGGTCTGGGAATCATAATCAAGTCTTTGTTTTGGGTAAGAGATATTGGTAGCTTGGAAAGCTATAAAGTATATTTTTCGATAATTTATTTTACGCCCAAACCTGTGGCAATACTCCAGTTATTTCTCGTCTTTACGAGAGTAAAAAAAAGCTACTGATAAATTTAATAACAGTCATTATATCACCCCTTAGGTAACTTAGTTTATGAATATTCTTGCCGTTATTCCTGCTCGCTATGATTCAACTCGTTTTCCTGGCAAACCCTTGGCAATGATTGGCGATCGCCCAATGGTGCAGAGGGTTTATGAAGCAGCTAAACGTTGTCCTGATTTCACTAAGGTGGTAGTTGCCACTGACTCTGAATTAGTTGCGGATTGTGTGGCGCAGTTTGGGGGAGAGGTAGAAATGACTCGCTCAGACCATGCTACTGGTACTGACCGGGTTGCAGAAGTAGCTCAACGTTATCCGGAAATGACGGCAATAGCCAATGTCCAAGGAGACCAACCTTTTGTTACGGCTCAGATGCTGACCCAGCTGGTAAGTCCCTATCTCAAAGGGGAGTTTCCTGCAATGACGACTCTTGCTTGTCCTCTGGATATGGCAACAAACTATCAAGACCCTAACTCAGTCAAGGTCGTATGCGATCGCAAAAGTCACGCCCTCTACTTTTCCCGCGCTCCCATTCCTTACTTCCGTAATTCTGGAGATGCACCTGTATTTCACCATCTTGGACTCTATGCTTTTGAGCGAGATTTCCTGAGCAAATATGCTCAACTTTCACCCACACTCCTAGAGGAGTGTGAAGGCTTAGAGCAGTTGCGAGTACTGGAACATGGATTTGCGATTCGGGTGTGTCTTACTGAAAGGGGAGTTTTGGAGATTAATACCCCTGAGGATTTAGTGCAGGCTCAAGCCTTGATTATGGCACCAACTGCATAGCACTCTATAGCGGTTTTCAATGTGGTGAGGTACAGAGTTTCTGGTTTTAGGGAACAGGGAAGAGTAACCCACCCCTAACCCCTCCCAGGAGGGGAAGAGGAAACAGGACAAAAATTATGTGTACCTCATTAGGCTAAAAACCGCTATAAAGGCTTTGGCTCAAAAAGTAGCTGATTCTATGACAACCTCTCTATTTGTGGCACTACCTTAATGATTAAGGAACTACGTATTATTTCTGGTCCTGTATCAATTTCTCAGTTCAATCTGAATCGATTAGGAGAAAATGACCCTCAAATATTAACTGCTTGCCCTAATCCACCGCCAGAGGCTGTAAAGGCAGGTAAAGCTATTCCCGTCCCAATGGGAGAATTCTCTATTGATATTATTTTAGATAAATTACCCAGTGATTTTTATCCTGATCTAGTGCAGATGTCTGCCAGGAATATGCACTTCATGCCGCGAGAACTTGATAAATTAACATGTCCAAAAGTCATGAAAATTGGGGATACTTTTCACTGGGGTGATGGGTCTCTAAGTGGGATAATTAGATACTGCCAAAGCTTTGACTGTGATTACCATTGGGTCTATCAGGGGGTTCAACATTTACATTTCTTTGTGGAAGCAGGTCTGAAAAATGTCTTCTGGTTACCAGGAACTCCTGTCATTGACCACTATGTTCCTCAGAAAAAGGAAGCGAAATCCTACAATATTATTTTCCGAGGTTCTCAGTCATCACTGCACGTCTACCGCAGCAACCTACTAAAGTTCCTGCAGGATAATGGCGTCAAAATTGATATCAGTCGCAAACCATATGTTGAATCATTAGAGGACTACAGTAAGTCCCGGATAGTATTGAATTGTGGTTTGAATGGAGATACAAATCGCCGGATTTTTGAAGTAATCATGGCAGGAGGTTTCCTACTAACAGACCGTCTCAGTCCTCAGTCAGGTTTATTTTCTCTATTTGAAGAAGGGGTTCACCTAGAGTGCTATGATAGTGAAAATGAGCTGCTGGATAAAATTGAGTTTTATCTAAAGCATCCTGAGCAAGCAGAAAAAATTGCTATAGCAGGTCATCAAAAGCTGATAGATTGCTACAGTCAACAAGCAATACAGCAAAAGTTCTACCGCTACATCTTACAGGGTGAGATTGAGCCGCCTTTCCGTTTAGAACATGACACACGGGTGCTGCACATTAATCAGCCGATAGAGGAAAAAAAATTTGTCATTCGTTTAAAAATGTACGAGCTGATTCAAGAAATCCATCGGCTTAACTCTCGAATCAAACTTCTCTACTGGAAAGGTAGAAATAAAGAGCTGCTGTCGGATTTAGCAGACTTGCCACGGTTAGATATTACTTATGCTAATACTACAGAAGCTTTAGCAGATGTCAAAACTTGGTGCTCCAAGGTTGAGGTTAAAAACCAGGTTCAGCTACAAAGTCTGCCTTTAGAGCTGACAGGGGGCAAACAATTTCAGATGGTAATGGTGGATTTGCCGGATACGCTGCTATCTATCAAGGAGCTTCTGTTAGAGATTGAACCACAACTCCCTGAATCGGGATTTTTATTAGTGGTAGGAAAAGCTACAATTTTCACAAAAGTAATGTTAAGCATACTAGCAAGATGGTCTGGTTTATTACCGATCAGAATTTGTGCAGCTAATTCCCACCATCAGTTAGGAGTAGAAGCCTGTTTGGTTTACCAAAAACTGACTAGACCTTCTCAAGCTCACTTAGTAAAGTCTACACCAAAACTGTTTGTAC encodes:
- a CDS encoding carbohydrate-binding protein codes for the protein MNSVRIEAEDYNQGGQGVAYYDLDPGNNGGEYRFEDVDISYSGDVDGTPLVGWIESGEWLTYEVTIPSSGTYQLEARVASALNGNHSFQVSLDGEQANVNLGNTGGWRTWQTIESSEVLSLSAGTYQLRLDVLSGGFNINYIDLIPVSPSVTPTPEVGNGNNGGTDNNTSNQGNGDTITDVQTNGSTVRIEAEDYNQGGQGVAYYDRDPGNNGGEYRFEDVDISYSGDVDGTPLVGWIESGEWLTYEVTIPSSGTYQLEARVASALNGNHSFQVSLDGEQANVNLGNTGGWRTWQTIESSEVLSLSAGTYQLRLDVLSGGFNINYIDLIPVSPSVTPTPEVGNGNNGGTDNNTSNQGNGDTITDVQTNGSTVRIEAEDYNQGGQGVAYYDRDPGNNGGEYRFEDVDISYSGDVDGTPLVGWIESGEWLTYEVTIPSSGTYQLEARVASALNGNHSFQVSLDGEQANVNLGNTGGWRTWQTIESSEVLSLSAGTYQLRLDVLSGGFNINYIDLIPVSPSVTPTPEAEPELDPPTVNFGNVINGGTGDNTFNGGNGIDTITYVQANGSIIANLETDIVTHKFATSPDTPFKIMPLGDSNTFGLPGRDWGDTAAYRDDLWNLLVDDSFNIDFVGPRSTGPDGFDKDNAGFGGWRIRDIANNVNGWLNTYQPDMVLLMIGTNDILKGDDISNAPLRLSNLIDQITNQLPNTELLVSSIPPLGTNPEQPDSDFIPTPAQQQQGIDFNLSIPDIVSDKVEEDKNVTFVDVYSALVPSDLPDGVHPNVEGYGKVADVWYNSILNTNSGEDTLNDIENMIGSPYDDILIGDGDVNIINGGGGNDLLTGGASDDIFVLAPGEGTKTITDFVVGEDWLALSGGLRWEQLTITQGTGSNTNDTWIINGGEQLALLNRVQATTITSDSFTLV
- the kdsB gene encoding 3-deoxy-manno-octulosonate cytidylyltransferase; its protein translation is MNILAVIPARYDSTRFPGKPLAMIGDRPMVQRVYEAAKRCPDFTKVVVATDSELVADCVAQFGGEVEMTRSDHATGTDRVAEVAQRYPEMTAIANVQGDQPFVTAQMLTQLVSPYLKGEFPAMTTLACPLDMATNYQDPNSVKVVCDRKSHALYFSRAPIPYFRNSGDAPVFHHLGLYAFERDFLSKYAQLSPTLLEECEGLEQLRVLEHGFAIRVCLTERGVLEINTPEDLVQAQALIMAPTA
- a CDS encoding ABC transporter ATP-binding protein, whose translation is MISSTERDVGDKSQDSEVILSVNGVSKKFCRDLKRSLLYGVHDIATELVGLREKDEKLRKKEFWALNDVSIQLRRGEAIGLVGTNGSGKSTLLRIISGLIKPDVGSVEVKGRLAPLIALGAGFNPILTGRENIYANMSILGLSKEEIDQRFDQVVEFAQIGDAIDSPVQTYSSGMAARLGFASAIHTEPDILLIDEVLAVGDLLFRMKCYRKLSELRDKGTTFVLVAHNPNSILSICDSAIYLQRGKLLAVGKASVVMQKYDEDLFLDNKQESQGAVFFQEKPPEESTGLDIIGVYFRDGEGNRIEYPLSGQPLYLCVKCKAHTEISHGILCIMIREISGEGEPLLNLDSNLDNTILKISNGLVELQLEMPYLGLRPGSYSSRVWFKRPPKYIYDHVSLSFKVKSNSLMTQCQFYQPRKWKALPQ
- a CDS encoding glycosyltransferase, whose protein sequence is MIKELRIISGPVSISQFNLNRLGENDPQILTACPNPPPEAVKAGKAIPVPMGEFSIDIILDKLPSDFYPDLVQMSARNMHFMPRELDKLTCPKVMKIGDTFHWGDGSLSGIIRYCQSFDCDYHWVYQGVQHLHFFVEAGLKNVFWLPGTPVIDHYVPQKKEAKSYNIIFRGSQSSLHVYRSNLLKFLQDNGVKIDISRKPYVESLEDYSKSRIVLNCGLNGDTNRRIFEVIMAGGFLLTDRLSPQSGLFSLFEEGVHLECYDSENELLDKIEFYLKHPEQAEKIAIAGHQKLIDCYSQQAIQQKFYRYILQGEIEPPFRLEHDTRVLHINQPIEEKKFVIRLKMYELIQEIHRLNSRIKLLYWKGRNKELLSDLADLPRLDITYANTTEALADVKTWCSKVEVKNQVQLQSLPLELTGGKQFQMVMVDLPDTLLSIKELLLEIEPQLPESGFLLVVGKATIFTKVMLSILARWSGLLPIRICAANSHHQLGVEACLVYQKLTRPSQAHLVKSTPKLFVPKLSFKAKVSQVLSSLPLVNWIKTLIRNSVLIKN
- a CDS encoding KpsF/GutQ family sugar-phosphate isomerase — translated: MDKTCFSQVVERLKIEADAITLAANRLQPQEVEQAVELLANCQGKVVLVGVGKSGIVGRKIAATLTSTGTLATYLHPGDAMHGDLGSVTCSDVVVTLSNSGETDELVAVMPYLKRRQLPIIAIVGNLNSTLARNADVVLDASVDQEVCPFNLAPTTSTTVALAIGDALAMTLMPLKGLTPEDFALNHPAGRLGKRLTLRVADLMHKDQDNPVISPQASWIEIVGAITKGSLGAVNVVDDRGELFGIITDGDLRRSIAKIKPTELEHLKAVAIMTPNPVMVQPDQLAYDALQLMENRNSQISVLPVVDKHKRCIGLLRLHDIAQSGIL
- a CDS encoding glycosyltransferase; its protein translation is MKNQERVRVFIGSGEASLLERKVSIYSLRKHSHRELDIYVFNGTHNAIELNDDPPYLAPMSLRLKYRNTTEFSLYRYLIPQLCNYQGKAIYIDSDTICLTDIGELLDTSLNGCDFLAKRAYSSEAKDLWGLSVMLIDCQKCKFDLETYYDEIEQGLYSYPDFARMSPAFLAHHHYQIGELDPLWNVFDYYDKDTKLIHYTNLYTQPWKYTNHPYGELWFQYFNEARECGYITQNDIDLSLIRSYVRRDLLEGNFSTMAREIASLKRTIKSVKKSCF
- a CDS encoding acyltransferase; this translates as MYNLFKLIRNLRNNYKKKVREKYYRKNLGNLGEDCYIAQSVIKNNLSKFFLGNRVIVENNVTLQCNLEDSAIHIGDRSIIRSSAMLISAQGKIKIGSDCSVNPFCFLYGAGDLIIGNWVRIATHTVIVTSNYTFDDLDTPIDLQPSIKKGVIIEDDVWIGAGVRILDGCRIGRGSVIGAGTVLTKSVEPYSVVVGVPGKVIRKRGEPKESKQDQVFSKTSQSHIDLPNQIITNK
- a CDS encoding ABC transporter permease — its product is MRHPLQLFQEMRRDLLASRELAWRLLVRDISAQYRQSLLGIIWAFIPPIVTAIGFTLAKSNGVINVGSTGLPYPAYVMFSMTLWQTFVETLNGPVQAVTEAKAMLAKINFPREAIILSKLGQVFFNFSIKLILIVGLFIWFKMPVSWSVIIAPVAFIHLVLFGTFIGLLLAPMGALYKDFSMGLTLATGFWLFLTPVVYPVPSEGVFGAIVKLNPVTPLLVTTRELATTGVISEPLGFWVTSGIAVVGLLLAWIVYRLSIPFVVERISS